From a single Macrobrachium rosenbergii isolate ZJJX-2024 chromosome 59, ASM4041242v1, whole genome shotgun sequence genomic region:
- the LOC136837609 gene encoding loricrin-like has product MINRLKPTSKLLLICTGAALLAVCQAGGVGGGLGGGHGGIGGGSFGGGSSGGYSSGGGFSSGGHGGGSVGHASFGGHGGGVGGRSFGGGSSGGLGSRGGFSSGGHGGQFGGGFSGGHGGSSFGGKSSFSGAGGGYGK; this is encoded by the exons ATGATCAACCGCTTGAAACCCACCTCG aAGTTGCTGTTGATTTGCACTGGGGCTGCACTCTTAGCTGTCTGCCAGGCAGGAGGTGTAGGAGGTGGATTAGGTGGAGGACATGGAGGAATTGGCGGTGGGTCCTTTGGAGGAGGTTCCTCTGGAGGATATAGTTCAGGTGGTGGCTTCTCCAGTGGTGGTCACGGCGGTGGGTCCGTAGGCCATGCCTCCTTTGGAGGTCACGGGGGAGGAGTTGGAGGAAGATCCTTTGGAGGGGGTTCTTCTGGAGGACTTGGCTCTCGAGGTGGATTCTCAAGTGGAGGTCACGGTGGCCAATTTGGAGGAGGCTTCTCTGGTGGTCATGGAGGTAGCTCCTTTGGAGGAAAGAGTTCCTTTTCCGGGGCTGGTGGCGGATATGGGAAATAA
- the LOC136837747 gene encoding uncharacterized protein, with translation MKLLLVSICAVLFAVCQAGGVGGGGFGGGHGGFGGGSFGGGSSGGYGSGGGFSSGGHGGGSLGHGSFGGHGGGFGGGSFGGGSSGSYGSGGGFSSGGSGGQFGGGLSGSHGSGSFGGKGSFSRGGGYGK, from the exons ATG AAGTTGCTGCTGGTTTCCATTTGCGCTGTCCTCTTTGCTGTCTGCCAGGCAGGAGGTGTAGGAGGTGGTGGATTCGGTGGAGGACATGGAGGATTTGGCGGTGGATCCTTTGGAGGAGGTTCCTCTGGAGGATATGGATCAGGTGGTGGCTTCTCCAGTGGTGGTCACGGAGGTGGGTCATTAGGACATGGTTCCTTTGGAGGTCACGGGGGAGGATTTGGAGGAGGGTCCTTTGGAGGTGGATCTTCTGGAAGTTATGGCTCTGGAGGTGGATTCTCTAGTGGCGGAAGCGGTGGCCAATTTGGAGGAGGATTGTCTGGTAGCCATGGAAGTGGATCCTTTGGAGGAAAAGGTTCCTTCTCCAGGGGTGGAGGATATGGAAAATAA
- the LOC136837707 gene encoding heterogeneous nuclear ribonucleoprotein A3-like, with protein sequence MMKLLLVSIGAALLAVCQAGGVGGGFGGGHGGFGGGSFGGGSSGGYGSGGVFSSGGHGGGSVGHGSFGGVGGGFGGGHGGFGGGSFGGRSSGGYGSGGGFSSGGHGGQFGGGSSGGHGGGSFGGKGSFSRGGGYGK encoded by the exons ATGATG AAGTTGCTATTGGTTTCCATTGGCGCTGCCCTATTGGCTGTCTGCCAGGCAGGAGGTGTAGGAGGTGGGTTCGGTGGAGGACATGGAGGATTTGGCGGTGGATCCTTTGGAGGAGGTTCCTCTGGAGGATATGGCTCAGGTGGTGTCTTCTCCAGTGGCGGTCACGGCGGTGGGTCCGTAGGCCATGGCTCCTTTGGAGGTGTAGGAGGTGGGTTCGGTGGAGGACATGGAGGATTTGGCGGTGGATCCTTTGGAGGACGATCTTCTGGAGGGTATGGCTCTGGAGGTGGATTCTCAAGTGGCGGTCACGGTGGACAGTTTGGAGGAGGCTCCTCTGGCGGTCATGGAGGTGGATCCTTTGGAGGAAAGGGCTCCTTTTCCAGGGGTGGAGGATATGGAAAATAA
- the LOC136837611 gene encoding keratin, type I cytoskeletal 10-like: protein MRMSSAFSKERIEKLLIVCTGAALLAVCQAGGVGGGFGGGHGGIGDGSSGGGSSGGYGSGGGFSFGGHGGGFGGGSFGGGSSGGYGSRGGFSSGGHGGRSGGGFSGGHGGGSFGGKGSFNRGGGYGK, encoded by the exons ATGCGGATGTCATCGGCCTTCAGCAAGGAGAGAATAGAA AAGTTACTGATTGTTTGCACTGGCGCTGCCCTCTTGGCTGTTTGCCAGGCAGGAGGTGTAGGAGGTGGATTCGGTGGGGGACATGGAGGAATTGGAGATGGATCCTCTGGAGGAGGTTCCTCTGGAGGATATGGCTCAGGTGGTGGCTTCTCCTTTGGAGGTCacggaggaggatttggaggagggTCCTTTGGAGGAGGATCCTCTGGAGGTTATGGCTCTAGAGGTGGATTCTCTAGTGGTGGTCACGGTGGGCGATCCGGGGGAGGCTTTTCTGGCGGTCATGGAGGTGGATCCTTTGGAGGAAAGGGATCCTTCAACAGGGGTGGaggatatggaaaatga